A genomic window from Salmo salar chromosome ssa23, Ssal_v3.1, whole genome shotgun sequence includes:
- the LOC106584647 gene encoding hyaluronan and proteoglycan link protein 3, with protein sequence MLTLLRPLLVVWMYLLVSSHAAPRYNNGFFYHDIMNGDGNGEIYFNGVRLHVESPQPSVSAARGSNVTLPCHYRYEPEINGPRRTRVKWSWLPTNGASKTTRETDVMVAMGNRHRSYGSFQGRVRLRRAAPGDMSLVIKELHLNDTGRYRCEVIDGLEDESVTVELELRGVVFPYHSQKGRYHFNFLGAQRACEEQDSTLATFDQLFAAWEEGLDWCNAGWLADGTAQYPITTPREPCGGVDLAPGLRSYGQRHRHLHHFDAFCFSAAPKGTVYFLKQPQKFNFTEAVAACVDDGGHIAKVGQLYAAWRFMGLDLCDAGWLADGSVRYPITKVHPNCGPSEPGVRHFGFPPQQQKYSVYCYR encoded by the exons ATGTTGACCCTACTCCGCCCCCTACTGGTCGTCTGGATGTACCTCCTCGTCTCCAGCCACGCCGCCCCAAGATACAACAACGGCTTTTTCTACCACGACATCATGAACGGCGATGGCAACGGAGAGA TCTATTTCAACGGGGTGCGTCTCCACGTGGAGTCCCCCCAGCCCTCGGTGTCGGCGGCCAGGGGTAGTAATGTTACCCTGCCCTGTCACTACCGCTACGAACCCGAGATCAACGGCCCCCGTCGGACCCGGGTCAAATGGTCTTGGCTGCCCACCAACGGCGCCAGCAAGACCACCCGTGAGACCGACGTGATGGTCGCCATGGGCAACCGTCACCGTAGCTACGGCAGCTTCCAGGGGAGGGTGCGCCTGCGTCGGGCTGCTCCAGGGGACATGTCGCTGGTGATCAAGGAGCTGCACCTGAACGACACGGGCCGCTACCGCTGTGAGGTCATCGACGGGCTGGAGGACGAAAGCGTGACGGTGGAGCTGGAGCtgcgagg AGTGGTATTTCCCTACCACTCCCAGAAGGGCCGCTACCATTTCAACTTCCTGGGGGCCCAGCGTGCATGTGAGGAGCAGGATTCGACCCTGGCCACCTTCGACCAGCTCTTTGCCGCCTGGGAGGAGGGGCTCGACTGGTGCAACGCCGGCTGGTTGGCTGATGGGACGGCTCAGTACCCAATCACCACACCGCGGGAGCCCTGTGGGGGCGTGGACTTAGCCCCTGGTCTCCGTAGTTACGGACAGCGCCACCGCCACCTCCACCACTTTGatgccttctgtttctcagcTGCCCCcaagg GGACGGTATACTTCCTGAAACAACCCCAGAAGTTCAACTTCACCGAGGCGGTGGCGGCGTGCGTTGACGACGGTGGTCACATCGCCAAGGTGGGCCAACTCTACGCCGCCTGGAGGTTCATGGGATTGGACCTCTGCGACGCGGGCTGGTTGGCCGATGGGAGCGTCCGTTACCCCATCACCAAGGTCCACCCTAACTGCGGCCCATCAGAGCCAGGGGTACGTCATTTTGGATTCCCCCCTCAGCAGCAGAAATACAGTGTCTACTGCTACCGGTAA